GGGGGATTCATAGCGTAGCTGGTCGTCAGCGAAACTCCGATCTTCTTTTCCACTTCGAGCAGATCCCAAATCCCCTGCTTCTCCGTGTGGTCGGGAGCGGAAGGATACCCGGCAGCAGGACGGATGCTGCGGTAGCGTTCCTTAATCATCCAATCGACATGAGGATTCACCGCACCGCGATCCGCCGACAACCGTTCCCCGAAGCGAAAGCCTTCCTCGCGCCCAAATCCCCAATTATCCCGCACCTTTTTATGGCAGAACTCCGAAAGACCTTCGGCAAAACGATCAGCCAGCGCTTGAATCAAGATCGCCGTGTAGTCGTCTCCACTCTGTTTGAACGAAGCGGCGTAATCCTCGATCTCCTGGCCCGCCGTGCAGGCAAATGCCCCGACGTAGTCGATCTTGCCCGAAGTCTTCGGGGCAACGAAATCGGCCAGCGAGAGATACGGCTCATCGGCCGAGCTTTTTTCCTTCTGCTGACGCAGGAAACGAAAGGTATCCAGAACCGTCTTCCGCGAAGCGTCGCCATAGATCTCCACATCGTCTCCAATCGAATTCGCCGGCCACAATCCGAGGATTCCCCGGAGATGGACCCGCTTTCCGCTTACCAGATCATCGAGGATCCGGCGGGCATCGTCATAGAGCTTCGTGGCTTCCTCGCCACGCTGATGGTGAGTCAAGATCTTGGGAAAACTCCCGCGCATCTGCCAGGCATGGAAAAAGGGAGACCAGTCAAAATATTCAATCACCTCTTCCGGCGAAATCGACTCGAGCAACTCCGTCCCCACCGTTTCGGGGACCAGCGGTTCATACGAATCCCAATCAGGCGAGAACGCCCGCTCCCGCGCTTCCACCAGAGGCACATATTTTGCCGAAGTCGCCGCCCCGGCCGCATGACGCTCGCGCGCCTTTTGGTGGGAGTCTTCCAGATCGATCAGGTACTGCTCCCTCGTCTTCTCGTTGGTCAAATGATTGCAGACCTCGGTGACGAGCGAGGCATCGCTCACATGAATCACAGGCCCGCTGTAGTGCGGTGCGATCTTAATGGCGGTATGGGCTTTCGAGGTCGTCGCACCCCCGACCAAAATCGGCACGTTCATTCCCCGTTTCTCCATCTCCTTCGCGTTGGTGATCATCTCATCGAGCGAGGGCGTGATCAGACCGGACATCCCGATGAAGTCCGCGTTGTGCTCTCTCGCCGCATCGAGAATTTTGTCGAGCTCACACATCACTCCAAGGTCGACCACCTTGTAGCCGTTGCACCCGAGGACCACTCCGACGATGTTTTTCCCGATGTCGTGCACATCGCCCCGAACGGTCGCGATGACAAAGGTTCCCGCCGAGCTGGAATCCTTTTTCTCCTCCTCCATGTAAGGGAGAAGATAGGCCACGGCCTTTTTCATGACCCGCGCACTCTTGACCACTTGAGGGAGAAACATCTTCCCCTCGCCGAAGAGCTTCCCAACGACCTTCATGCCGTCCATGAGCGGGCCCTCGATCACGTCGAGCGGACGGTCCAGCTTCTGCCGAGCCTCCTCGGTATCCTCCTCAATATGGCTCGCGATTCCGCGAACCAAGGCGTGCTCGATGCGTTTGCCCAAGTCTTGGGAACGCCAATCGCCTACCCCTTCAGCTTTTTTTTTTACCGAATCTCCGGCAGGCACGGCTCCTTCGCCCCCTAGGAGGAATTTCTCGAGAATCTCCGGGTTCTTTTCACGGGAAGCTCGTTCGAAGAGCTCTTGCAACACCTTCATCCCGCGAACCATGGCCGCACTCACCCGCTCTTCGGGACTCCCGCCAGCGCGGCCTTCCTTGATCGCCTCCGCATGCTCGATGAGCCGCTCGGTCGATTCAGGATTGCGGTTGAGGATGACATCGTCGACCAAGGTCTTCAGCGGCTCCTCGATCTTGTCGTAATCCATCAAGAGACCGGGATTCACGATCGCCATGTCGAGGCCAGCCTTTTGCGCGTGATGGAGGAATGATGCGTGCATCGCCTCCCGCACAGGATTGTTGCCACGGAAGGAGAACGAAACGTTCGAGAGACCTCCACTGGTCAAGCAACCCGGGCAGCGCTTCTTCACTTCACGGACGGCCTCGATGAAGTTCACGGCATACGGGTTATGCTCCTCCATCCCGGTCGCGACCGTGAGGATATTGAGGTCAAAAATGACGTCCTGAGGCTCGAATCCAACTTCCTCTGTGAGGATCCGGAATGAGCGCTCGGCGATTTCCACTTTGCCCTCCACCGAGACGGCCTGACCGTTCTCATCGAAAGCCATCACCACTGCGGCCGCACCGTAGCGAAGGATCTTCTGGGCCTGTTTGCGGAAAGCGTCTTCGCCCTCTTTCAGGCTAATCGAGTTCACGATTGGCTTGCCCTGCACACACTGCAGCCCCGCCTCGATCACCGACCACTTGGAACTGTCGATCATGAACGGCACCCGGGAGATATCCGGCTCGGAACCCAGCAGGTTGAGGAACTTGCGCATGCACTCCTCCCCTTCGAGCATGCCCTCGTCAAAGTTCACGTCCAATACGTGAGCGCCCTTCTCAATCTGAGAACTGGCAACCGTCAGCGCGCCCTCAAAATCTCCGGCTTTGATCAACTTCTTGAAGCGCGGAGAACCGGTCACATTTGCCCGTTCCCCCACCATCAGGAATCCTTCACCGGACCCGTCAAAATTCATCGGCTCCAATCCGCTCAATCGCAGACAACGCGTAATCTCTGGAACCACCCGTGGCGGAAACTCGGAAACTTCTTCCACCACCGCAGCGATGTGATCCGGAGTCGTTCCGCAGCATCCCCCGACGAGATTGACCAGCCCCTCGGTGGCAAAGCCCGCCAGCGCACTTCCCGTATGCTCCGGCGTTTCGTCATATCCGGTATCACTCAGAGGATTCGGCAAGCCCGCATTAGGATAAACGTGAACATAGGTATCCGCGACCCGCGAAAGTTCCTGCAGAAATGGCTTCATCAAATCCGCGCCGAGAGCACAGTTGAGACCCACGCAGAATGGCTTTGCATGCCGAACCGAATTCCAGAACGCCTCCACCGTCTGGCCGGACAAGGTCCGCCCGGACTGGTCCGTAATCGTCACCGACAGGATCACGGGGATCCGCTCGTTTCGCTCCTCGAAGAGATCTTCAATCGCGTGGATCGAAGCTTTGAGATTCAGAGTATCGAAAGTCGTCTCCGGCAGGAGTAGATCCGCCCCCGCCTCGACGAGGCTCTTTGCCTGCTCATAGTAAGCCGTCCGCAGTTGCTCGTAGGTGACGGCCCGGTATTCCGGACGGTTCACATCTGGAGAGAGCGAGGCCGTCCGGTTCGTCGGCCCCATCGCTCCCGCAACGAAAAGCTGACGCCCCTCGCGAGCCGAAATCTCATCAGCCACCTTGCGGGCCAACCGCACCGAGTCCCGGTTGATCCGATCCACCCAACTCTCGAGACCGTAATCCGCCTGGGCGATAGTCGTTCCACTGAAAGTGTTCGTCTCGACGATGTCCGAACCCGCTTCAAAAAATTTCCGGTGGATGTCTTCGATGATCTCCGGACGCGTAATGCTGAGCAGATCGTTGTTCCCCTTCAAATCTCCCGGGACATCCTTCAGATCCTCATTGCGAAAGTCTTCCTCCGTCAGATTGTGACGCTGAATCATGGTGCCCATCGCTCCGTCCAAAAAGGCGATGCGCTTCTGAAAAATTTCCCGCAACTGCCCAAAGGACGCGGATTCGGGAATCTGTTTCTGCTTCGACATGAGACAAAAAGTAGGCATTTCCCAAGAGGGATCAACTATTAATCCATCAACGAATCAGGATTTATTGATATGTTGCATGACGCCCTCTTTCGGAAAAGATGCCATGCAACCACAGGTACGGTGAATATTCTCATGAGTCTTGCGGATTCTCTCACTGAAACCTCCTTCACGGCTAACCTCCCCAAACGCCTCCCCCGGACCGCGGAATTCATTCCGCCCCGCATGCCTCACGGCTCCCCTCCCTTCTCCTTCTCGTTGCCTTCACGCAAAAATCGATTACCATTTTGAATCGTGATCACGAAACGACTCGTCTTCCTCACCCTAATCCTCGGGATCAGCGGGCTGACCGCAGCGCCGCGTAAGGTCGTTTCCATCACCAACACCGAAGGAGTTACGATTGAGGCCGAAATCATTTCGGTTGTCCGATCGAAGAATGACGTCTCCTGGCTCTGCTTTCGAAAACCTAAAGGCAAAGACTTCTACCTCTATCCCTTTGCCTCCCTGACCCGTTCCTCCCTCGACCTCCTCTCCACGACCTTTCAGGGAAATGAACTCGTCGTCGTTGACGGATTGACGGGGCCCCAGCTCGACATGCTCGACGAATATCTCGCAGCGAGCCCCCGGGAACGACTCGTCCTCGAAGTGCAGGATGCCCGAAAGCGGGAACGCCTCCTCTCTCGAGAGTGGAAAAGACTGCAAAACCAAACTTGGCAAATCCAACAACAGCTCGCAGGAATTCAAGATCCCCAGCATAGAGTGCGCGTCGCCGCTCTCTTCCAGCAATCCCTGCGCGCCCGCGACCGCACCGGCAAACGCCTCGTCCTCCTCCAAGCCGAAATCCGCCGCATGGAAGAACGCATCGATCTGCTCAAGAGCATGGGAGTCCCCATCGAAGACGACCCATTCGCGGATTCAAACTGAGCAGCCCCCCCTTCCAACCAACTCGTTTCAGCTGAAGTCAATTTAAATTAACCTGGTTAATTAATTGACACGAATATTCTCCTCAAGAGTTTGGTTTGCCTTGCCACCTGGACTCCCCTTTTGCTTTGGCTGTCTCACCACATTCCGGCTCACGGAATTTTCTCTTCATGAAAGTTACAGTATTCTCCACCAAGCGCTACGACCGTCGCTCGCTCACCGAGGCCAACCACGACAAACACGAGTTCACTTTTATTCAGGATCGGCTTCGCCCCGAAACGGTTGCACTGGCGACCGAGGCGGATGCGGTTTGCCCTTTCGTCCATGACATCGTTGATGAGGAAGTCATCCGAACTCTCGCCGAGAACGACTGCCGATTGATCGCGCTCCGCTGCGCCGGCTTCAACAACGTCGACTTGGAGGCTGCCCGCAAATACGGGGTGACGGTGACCCGCGTTCCGGCCTATTCCCCCTACGCGGTCGCCGAATTTGCCGTCGGGTTGATCCTCAGCCTCAACCGCAAGATTCACCGAGCCTACTCCCGGGTGCGGGAATACGACTTCTCCATCGACGGCCTCGAAGGCTTCGACCTTCACGGGAAGACCGTCGGAATCATTGGCACTGGCAAGATTGGCGTAGTTTTCGCAGGAATCATGAAGGGCTTTGGCTGCAAGCTTCTGGCCTACGACCCCTACCCCAACGAGGAAATGAAAGCTCTTGGGGCCGAGTATGTTTCTTTGGACGATCTCTTCGCCCAGTCAGACATCATCAGCCTGCACTGCCCGCTGATGAAACAGACCCACCACATCATTGGAGCCGAAGCTCTCCCGAAGCTCAAGAAGGGTGTGATGATCATCAACACCAGTCGTGGTGGTCTCATCGATGCCGATGCCGCCATCGAAGGCGTCAAAGAGCGCATCATCGGCGCCTTGGGCCTCGATGTCTATGAAGAGGAGGAAGGCATATTTTTCGAGGACCACTCCGAGGGAATCATGGACGATGACCGACTGCTGCGACTCACCTCCTTTCCCAATGTCTTGATCACGAGCCACCAGGCCTTTTTCACCCGGGATGCCTTGGCCAACATCGCGGATGTGACCATCCGCAACCTCGACCAGTTTGAGGAAGACGGGAAGTGCGAATTTAGCCTCTGAGGAGTGCAAACTTCAGTTGGATATCGCTGATTTTTAGCGGCTTGCGAGGATTTCCGTAGAGAATAAGACCAAGCCGCCCCCCTCCAGCCCCGACACCGTCGGGGCCCCTACAGCCCTCCATGCCATTCGGCAAACTCGAGGTTGCTGACAAGCAAAGAAGGAGTCTGAAATGGGACCATAGCCAAAGTCCCCAGAACCAGAACTCCCCTCATACTTGTAGGAGGGGGGGACCGGCGTCAGCCGGTGGGGAGGTTCCCCGCGTTCGAAAATCCTGGGCGGCCTGGATTCAAACTGAATAGCCCGTGCAAACAGCCCCCTGCTCCCGATGAAAGCATTCAACCTTCGTACCGCAACCGCTCGAAAAATCCCGCCTCTCCGCCCGAGCCTTCGTAAAGAGGCCGTTTGAGGCAATCGATCGGACGATTCAAAATCTTTTCCGTTGCCCTGCCCGAATGTCCTTTTCAGTTTGAGATTGTGGAAGGTGGATACCAAGTCATTGCCCGTCGCTGGAGGCCGAAGCGCTTCGAGGATCTCGTTGGGCAGGAACATATCGTCCGCACGCTCTCGAATGCGATTGAGCGGGAGCGGCTGGCGCACGCCTACCTATTTATCGGCCCCCGTGGCACCGGGAAAACGAGTACCGCCCGCCTTCTCGCCTGCGCCCTGAACGGTTCGGAGAAACCTACGGTCAACTTCGATGCCGATTCCGACTTGGTTCAGGCAATAATGGGGGGCAGTTGCATGGATGTCATCGAGATCGATGGTGCCTCCAACAACTCCGTCGAGCAGGTTCGCGACCTCCGCGAGGATTGCCAATACCGCCCATCCCAGTGCCCCTTCAAGATCTACATCATCGACGAGGTGCACATGCTCTCGCAGGCGGCTTTCAACGCTCTCCTCAAGACTCTCGAAGAACCTCCCCCTCACGTTAAATTCATTTTTGCGACGACTGAGAGCAATAAAGTGCTCCCGACCATCGTCTCCCGCTGCCAACGCCTCGAATTTCGCCCGATCGACGATGCAGAAATCGTCCGTCGCCTCGGGGAGATCTCCAAAGCTGAGGAAATTAAGGTCGAGGACTCCGCCCTGCGGGCCATCGCCAAGCTGGCCAACGGTGGAATGCGCGATGCACAGTCCATTCTCGATCAATTGATTTCCTTCTGCGGCACCGAAATCAGCGAAGGGGATGTCCTCTCCGTCTTCGGGATGGCCGGCGAAGCGGACTTGGCCAAACTCGGACGCTCCCTCGCCGAGAGCGACTACGAAGGCCTGGTTTCCTGTGCCGACCGCTTCAGCCGCGAAGGGAAGGACCTTTCCCGGATCCTTACCGATCTTTCCGGACTCATCCGGGAAGCCCTGCTGGAAGCCATTCGTTCGGGGGGATCGAGCAACAAGCTGGGCCCGGTTCTCGAGATCGAACCTCTTCTGCGCATCCTCGACGCCCTCAAGGCGGGGGAACGGGCCGTGCAAAAGGGCCTCTCTGAACGCGTCAATTTTGAGGTTACGCTCCTTCGCGCCGTCGACCACGCCCGCACTCGACCCATCGATACTGTGATTCGCCAAATCAGCGACCTCGTTGGAACTGAACCTGCGGGTCAAAAAAAAAATTGAGCGAGTCCCCCCGGGCCGTGAACCCGTAAAAGAGGCCGCAACGGCCTCTCCTCCCCCCTCAGAGAAACCTCCAGAGCCCGAAAAATCGGACGACGAGGAGGTAGATTCCGGAAATCTCGAGGATACCACGGACTACTCTCCCCACGCCATCTATGGTTCGGATGAAGAGGATTCCAACGAACCTCCCCCCGACTACGAACCTCCCAAGCCCAAGAAGGCTCGGAAGCCCAAGCAATGGGAAGATGGGGAACACATCGACCTCGAAGCGGCCGTGGCAGAGGCCTCCGACCTCCCGGTCTCCGTCAACGAATTGGAGGCTCTCATCGCCAAAACTCCGCCCGAACTCCGCAAATTCCTCGAAGATGAGTTCAGTGCCGAATTTCTTGGACCCATTGTCGTCGATCCGAAAAAATTAGACTAACCATTCATCCAGCCATGACCGATCCATCCTCCACTTCTTCGCCATTCCCCCCGAAGCTCGCCCCGTCGATGCTCGCGGGGAATCACGCCAATCTTCGTGACGGCTTGGAGAAGATCTTAAAGCTACCAATCGAATGGCTGCACCTGGACATCATGGATGGCCACTTCGTTCCCAACCTGAGTTTCGGCCCCAAAACCATCGACGACCTGCGACCCATTGCGCCGGACCTTTTCTTCGACACCCACCTGATGCTGGCCCGCCCCGATCTCATGATCGATGCCTTTGCCAAGTCCTCTGACCAAATTACGATCCACGTCGAACCCTTCTACCCCATTCGCGAGACCCTACACGCCATTCGCGACAAAGGCCTCAAAGCCGGGCTCGCCCTCAACCCGGGCACTCCTCTCGAACGAGCTCTCCCTTTTCTCGAGGAAATCGATCTCCTCCTCCTCATGACCGTCCAACCGGGATTCGGAGGACAGTCTTTCCGCACCGAGGTCTTGGAGAAAATCCAAGCCGCCGACCAGATTCGCCGGGAGAAAGATCTCCCCTTCCGCATCGAAGTCGATGGAGGCGTCGACGCCGAAACCGGCCCCCAATGCCGTCAAGCCGGGGCCGATACCTTTGTCTGCGGAACCGCCTTCTTCAAAGCGGACAATCTCGAGAAATTCCGCCAGGGAATCGAAGAGTAACATCGAGGCCCCCAAAAAGCCGCCCTTAGAATCAGTTACTCGATTCGCTAGGATCACCAGGAATGATCGAGCCGGTAGCCGTGAAGGCCATGAACAAGACGTGGCCCGCCAGCCGCCTAGGTGGGCGCTAAAGCAACCCACCCACAGTGAAGGGATCAAAACCTCCGAACCCTCGCTCAAATTTTCTCAGAAATGTGCTGAACCCACATTTCCATAAGCCATGCGGTTGGAGAGGCCAGAGAGGAGGCTGTTCCGGGCCCGTGCCGGCAACGACAGTGTCCTTCTCTACTGGGAGATGGAAACCACCAACGACCGCCGATGTGGGCGGTCACGGTGTTCCCAGAGGAAGATTCCCTGCCAGGTTCCGAGAGCGAGCCGACCATTGATCACCGGAATGGATTCCGAGGAACGGGTCAGGACCATTTTAATGTGGCTCGGCATATCATCCGGCCCCTCGAGAGTATGCTCGTAGCCCGTGCCATCGGGGACCATCTCATCCATATACCGCTCCAAATCCGCCTGCGCAGTCGGATCCGCATTCTCCATCAAGACCAAGCTGCAGCTGGTATGACGGCAAAAAACAAGCGCCAGCGCCTCTGAGGCACCCGCGCTTGAGACCGCTGATTGAACGCGGTCGGTGATTTCATACAATCCTCTCCCCCCTGTTTCGACCGAGAACGTGTTGTTCGTGACCGACACCGGGAACTAGGGAAAGGAAAACCGTTCGAGGTCTTAGGCCTTAACGACCTTGCCCGCTTTCAGGGCTTTAGCCGACACCCAAATCCGCTTCACTTGCCCGTTGGGCATGCGAACGCGAACCCGTTGCAGGTTGGGTCGGAAGGTGCGTTTGGAATTCTTCACGACGTGCGTGCCGATCCCTCCGCTCTTCTTGGATTGACCCTTGCGAGTGATTTTACCTCCCCGAATGGGACGACGACCTGTGATTGCGCAAATTCTAGACATGATGAATCTTGGGAAAACGGAGAAGAAAAACGGGTTGATCCCTATCGGGCAACCCTAAAGCGATAAAAAAAACACGCGCCTCAAAGGCGCGTGTTTAAAAAACGCTTTCTTGGGCTGGCGTGATACGCATTACGCACAGGAAGCCATACGCCCGCGTTATTAACTTTGTCTTGAATCCTGAAAAAACTAAAAGGCCAGCATCTCAATGTGTCAACGCTTCTGAAGGTTCAAACAAGACACAACCGGGCACTTTCCGATAAAGGTTCTCAAAAATTACAACGCGACCGGAAAGCTCTTTTCTTTTTGGTTTTCCACAGCGTCAAAAATGCGCTAATATCCGAGCCATGCCAAAGCAAGTTTCATTCGCATTCGACATCGGCCATGCCAGCATTGGTTGGGCAGCTATCAAGAAGAACGGTGCGGTCCCGGAACTTCTTGGTTGCGGAGTCGTGACCTTCAGACCTGACGATTGTCAAAACCACCAGCGTGCGGCATTTCGTCGAGGACGCCGTCACATCGCAGCGACCCGAAACCGGATGAAGCGCTTAGAGAGTCTTTTGCTTCACCTAGAAGTATTGTCGAAAATTGATATCCAAAATGCCCGTGAGAACCCCCACCCTTGGCCATGGCTACTTGCTGCACAGATTCTAACTGGTCAGCGCCAAGCTCTAACTTGGGCAGAGCTATGGGCGGTGATTCGCTGGTATGCACACAACCGCGGTTATGATGGAAACGCGCTCTGGTCGGGCGAAGAAAATGAGGACGATAAGGAGGACACACAGAAGGTGGAAAACGCCAATCGCTTGATGGGCCTTTATCAAACCTCAACCATGGCAGAAACCGTTTGCGCCTTTCTTGGAGTCGATCCCGCAAACACAAAAAATCCTTCTCTCGAATCCTATTTCAAAGGCCAGGATGCCGCCTTTCCTCGATCAGTTGTGCGAGCAGAAGTCGTTCGAATTCTGGAAGTCCACTTCGAAAAACTGCCAAGGTGCGATAAGGCATTTGTCGAGGCGCTCTGTGGCGCAGAAAGAGATTCTTGGAAACGCATTCCCTGCCCATCCATCCGCCTACCCAAACGATTTCACGGAGGTTTGCTTTTCGGGCAAATGGTTCCCCGATTCGACAACCGCATTATTCCTCTCTGCCGGATCAGTGGAGAAAAAACACCGGACAAGAACTGTCGGGATTTTTACCGCTTCCGGTGGGGAATGCTTCTCTGCAATCTAAGGGTTTCTGATGACGAAACAGAATCCCGTCGTCTAAACGCCGCGGAACGGCAACTGGTCCATCAGGCGATACAAATCAACGGATACCTTACGCCTACCGGTTTGAAAACTGCCATAGAAAAGGCAACCGGAGCCACTCCGATCAATGTGGATCAGATGTTCATGACTCCGGAAATGGAAAAAGCGCTGGTCCTCGATCCCGTTCGACGTGAGATCTCTTCGCAGAAAATCTCCCCGATTTGGGAGACCATTCCCGAACGCTTCCAAAAGAGATTCGCCGGACGGCTATTTAAGAATCGCAGAGCTAGTTTGGCTCAATGGAGGGAGGATCTCGCCGAGGGCGGCGTAGAGCTTTCAGCTTTCGACCAGAGCGTTGAGTACAGTTATGAAGCCTATGCGAAGCGTAAGAAAAAACAAAAACTCGACCTACCCGAATTTTGCAGCGAGAGAATCTCCGTAGCATCCGCTAGTGGAAGAGCCCCCTATTCGCGTACACTCATGGCTGAAGCTTGGGAAGCTGTATTCGATGACAGTAAGCCGGATCCCAAAGACCGGGGTGGATGCCTGGAAGAATCCTTAGAAGTCGTGACCAGGCAAATTCAGAGATCGATTGACGAGAAAACGAACAACCACCTAGTCCGCCATCGTCTTTTGATTTTTCAGGAATTGCTCAAGGATTTAATCAAAAATTATGCGGACGATGACTCAGCGAACGTCGATATAGTAGCTCTGGAAGTCATTCGGGATCTGCAAGAATTTTCTGCCAAAACAGCCAAAGAGAAAGCCCAATTAATGGGTCTAAAACTCGCCGACCACCGCAGAGCCGTAAAGCTAATCGAGAAGGAGCTGGAAAAATATGGTGGGGAATACCGGATCAGCGCAGGCTTAATCAAAAAGGTTCGTATCGCGACGGACTTGAATTGGACCTGTCCTTTTACCGGAAAACACTACTGCTTCGACGACTTAGTAAGAGGCAATGTCGATAGAGAACACATTATTCCGCGCTCGTGGCGACCCAGCGATGCCCTCGATGCTCTGGTTCTCACTTGGCCCGAGGTAAATCGATTGAAGGGCCAGCGCACTGCTTGGGAATTTATGGAACAGCAAAACGGCGGACAAGTTCCAGGGACAGATCTACGACTTCAGCCCCTCGCAAACTACGAAAAATTCGTCGATTCGCTAAAACCGAGATTCGATCCTCGCAAAGGACAACGGGACTTCATCGACGACGATCTCCGAAAATATCGGCGTAAGATGCTCTTACGCGTCAAGCACTTCGATAAACGAAAAAAGCCGGAGGGCGAAGCAGGCGGATTTACGGGCCGAGACCTCACCCAAACAAGCCACCTAAACAAACTGGCAGTATTGCAGGCTCGGGATATCCTTGATCGACCCTACGACGACACGGTGTGGAGTCTGGCTGGCAGCGTTACAGCCGCCGTCCGCAAGGCTTGGAAGCTTGAAGGCTGCCTTGCCCGGGCTTGCCCCGAAACGGAAGGTAAAACGAAAACGGATATTCGCGAAATAACCCATCTGCATCATGCACTGGACGCGGTTACTATCGGATTGGCAGCCTTCTACTTTCCGAAGAACGGTAAACTCTGGGACTTGATGAGTCGACGCCAGATCTCGCGTAAAGAAGATCAAACCGAATTCGAATCCCTCAGCCGCTTGCCTATCCGCTTTACGAAGAACGGTAAATGGGAAGTTCCCGAGGTGCGTCCTAAGCTCAAGAACCAAATCTCCGAACGACTGTTGGAAAAACGCGTAATTCAGCATCAGCCGAAGACCATGCGCGGTCTGAAAGTACAGCAAAATACATGGAGGGTTCTTCACGAAGACCCACAGGATGAGAATAAGATGGTCATCACGATTGCTAATCGCGATGAGAACAAGAAACGAAAGCGAAGCACCAAAACCGAGCGAAAAAGCAAGCTTCTCGGACTCAGGCCAAAGGGCGAACAAGGAAAGTTGGCTAAACTGAAGGGAAGTTTGATCATCGAAGAAAATTACGGCGTGATTCTTGATCCAGAAATTCGAGTCCTTCCCCACCTCAATGTCTTCGAAGAAATCGCAAATGCCAGAAAGACCAATGGAGGCGTCAATCCACGAGTAATTCGCGGCGGTAGTCTCATTAAAGTAGAGAAAGGTCGGTATGAAGGTGTTTGGAAGGTCTTCTCGATCAAAGACGCCAAGGCTGGATTTCTCATCGACATGGCCTCTCCCGAAATAGTGAAAGCAGCCAATAAAGTTCGAGGATGCGTGATGAATGCGCGATTGAATAGCTTATTGAAGGGTAGACTAACAATTCTCGAACCTGACTATACGGGTCATTTCGAGTGACGACATGTCCTACCACATCGTCAACATCGACTCTCCCCGCTGCAGCATCAGTTGCAAACACGGTCAGTTGACCTGTACGAACAAAGACGGAAGTCGCCAGCAAGCTCCCATAGAAGATATCGCGGCAATCGTCATAACGAGCTTTTCCGCTCAACTTCACAGCCACCTATTACTCGAAGCTGCCAAGCACGGAGTTGCTCTTGTCATCTGTGAACGTTTCCAACCAATAAGCCTCCTTCTTCCAGCAAATCGCTCCACCGACACCCTTCTGACAAAAGCCGCTCTCAGTCTCGACAAAAAAAAAGTCGATACTCTCTGGAGAAAAACCGTCGATGCGAAGTGTGCAAACCAGGCATCGCTCGCAGCTGAAATGGCTCCAAACCATCCAAAGATAGAAACGCTACGAAAAAGAGCTGCAAGCAAAGCGCCCGGAAAAGAAAGCACCTGCGCTCGCTACTATTGGGGCATTTATGCCGAATCTCTTCATTTGGAAAATTTCAAACGTGGACGGGAGGAAGGAGGGGCGAACGATCTACTCAACTTCGGCTACGCAGTGC
This region of Puniceicoccus vermicola genomic DNA includes:
- a CDS encoding vitamin B12 dependent-methionine synthase activation domain-containing protein: MSKQKQIPESASFGQLREIFQKRIAFLDGAMGTMIQRHNLTEEDFRNEDLKDVPGDLKGNNDLLSITRPEIIEDIHRKFFEAGSDIVETNTFSGTTIAQADYGLESWVDRINRDSVRLARKVADEISAREGRQLFVAGAMGPTNRTASLSPDVNRPEYRAVTYEQLRTAYYEQAKSLVEAGADLLLPETTFDTLNLKASIHAIEDLFEERNERIPVILSVTITDQSGRTLSGQTVEAFWNSVRHAKPFCVGLNCALGADLMKPFLQELSRVADTYVHVYPNAGLPNPLSDTGYDETPEHTGSALAGFATEGLVNLVGGCCGTTPDHIAAVVEEVSEFPPRVVPEITRCLRLSGLEPMNFDGSGEGFLMVGERANVTGSPRFKKLIKAGDFEGALTVASSQIEKGAHVLDVNFDEGMLEGEECMRKFLNLLGSEPDISRVPFMIDSSKWSVIEAGLQCVQGKPIVNSISLKEGEDAFRKQAQKILRYGAAAVVMAFDENGQAVSVEGKVEIAERSFRILTEEVGFEPQDVIFDLNILTVATGMEEHNPYAVNFIEAVREVKKRCPGCLTSGGLSNVSFSFRGNNPVREAMHASFLHHAQKAGLDMAIVNPGLLMDYDKIEEPLKTLVDDVILNRNPESTERLIEHAEAIKEGRAGGSPEERVSAAMVRGMKVLQELFERASREKNPEILEKFLLGGEGAVPAGDSVKKKAEGVGDWRSQDLGKRIEHALVRGIASHIEEDTEEARQKLDRPLDVIEGPLMDGMKVVGKLFGEGKMFLPQVVKSARVMKKAVAYLLPYMEEEKKDSSSAGTFVIATVRGDVHDIGKNIVGVVLGCNGYKVVDLGVMCELDKILDAAREHNADFIGMSGLITPSLDEMITNAKEMEKRGMNVPILVGGATTSKAHTAIKIAPHYSGPVIHVSDASLVTEVCNHLTNEKTREQYLIDLEDSHQKARERHAAGAATSAKYVPLVEARERAFSPDWDSYEPLVPETVGTELLESISPEEVIEYFDWSPFFHAWQMRGSFPKILTHHQRGEEATKLYDDARRILDDLVSGKRVHLRGILGLWPANSIGDDVEIYGDASRKTVLDTFRFLRQQKEKSSADEPYLSLADFVAPKTSGKIDYVGAFACTAGQEIEDYAASFKQSGDDYTAILIQALADRFAEGLSEFCHKKVRDNWGFGREEGFRFGERLSADRGAVNPHVDWMIKERYRSIRPAAGYPSAPDHTEKQGIWDLLEVEKKIGVSLTTSYAMNPPSSVSGLYFAHPEARYFGVGRIARDQIEDYASRKGMSIEECEKWLQSDLAFEPEAIATAAG
- a CDS encoding 2-hydroxyacid dehydrogenase; this translates as MKVTVFSTKRYDRRSLTEANHDKHEFTFIQDRLRPETVALATEADAVCPFVHDIVDEEVIRTLAENDCRLIALRCAGFNNVDLEAARKYGVTVTRVPAYSPYAVAEFAVGLILSLNRKIHRAYSRVREYDFSIDGLEGFDLHGKTVGIIGTGKIGVVFAGIMKGFGCKLLAYDPYPNEEMKALGAEYVSLDDLFAQSDIISLHCPLMKQTHHIIGAEALPKLKKGVMIINTSRGGLIDADAAIEGVKERIIGALGLDVYEEEEGIFFEDHSEGIMDDDRLLRLTSFPNVLITSHQAFFTRDALANIADVTIRNLDQFEEDGKCEFSL
- the dnaX gene encoding DNA polymerase III subunit gamma/tau: MRQSIGRFKIFSVALPECPFQFEIVEGGYQVIARRWRPKRFEDLVGQEHIVRTLSNAIERERLAHAYLFIGPRGTGKTSTARLLACALNGSEKPTVNFDADSDLVQAIMGGSCMDVIEIDGASNNSVEQVRDLREDCQYRPSQCPFKIYIIDEVHMLSQAAFNALLKTLEEPPPHVKFIFATTESNKVLPTIVSRCQRLEFRPIDDAEIVRRLGEISKAEEIKVEDSALRAIAKLANGGMRDAQSILDQLISFCGTEISEGDVLSVFGMAGEADLAKLGRSLAESDYEGLVSCADRFSREGKDLSRILTDLSGLIREALLEAIRSGGSSNKLGPVLEIEPLLRILDALKAGERAVQKGLSERVNFEVTLLRAVDHARTRPIDTVIRQISDLVGTEPAGQKKN
- the rpe gene encoding ribulose-phosphate 3-epimerase, whose protein sequence is MTDPSSTSSPFPPKLAPSMLAGNHANLRDGLEKILKLPIEWLHLDIMDGHFVPNLSFGPKTIDDLRPIAPDLFFDTHLMLARPDLMIDAFAKSSDQITIHVEPFYPIRETLHAIRDKGLKAGLALNPGTPLERALPFLEEIDLLLLMTVQPGFGGQSFRTEVLEKIQAADQIRREKDLPFRIEVDGGVDAETGPQCRQAGADTFVCGTAFFKADNLEKFRQGIEE